The genome window TACACCTCTTACCAGCCTGTCCCAAATTCCCTCGGATTGCCGCGTGCTGTTGGTGGGAAAGGACGCGCTGACATTGGAGGAGAGCACCTCAAGTCGCTTAGCGGCATTTGCTGCCGATGGTGGGCGAGTGATCGTGCTAGAACAGCGCAACCCCTTGAAGTATCAGGGCCTGCCGGTGCCGATGGAGGCTCAAGAGAACGACGGGCGCGTGGCCTTCATTGAAAACACAGCGCATCCCGTGGTGCAAGGCCTTGAAGATAAGGACTTCTTCACCTGGGGCAACGACGAGGTCGTCTACCAAAACGCTTATGCAAAGCCATCTACCGGAGCGGCACGCTCTCTGATCGAGTGCGGAGCCGGGCTAACGAACACTGCTCTTGTGGAGATTCCGGTTGGAAAGGGGTTGATGCTGCTAAGCCAACTGCTGTTAGAAAGTAAACTGGCCGACAACACGGTAGCACAGCATCTGCTTTGGAATCTGCTGGCCTACGCAGCTAGCTACAAACAGACCTATCGCCAGGTAACGCTCACAGCGCAGGCGAACTCGGCATTCGAGCATGCGGTGAAAGCAACGGGTCTCCTCTATACCCAGGTGGATGATCCCTTGCAAGCCATTACCCCGCCTGGCAACCGTTTGGCGCTTATTGAAGCTAGCCCGGATAATTTGAAGAAACTAGCCGATAACCTCGATGCCGTTCACGCCTTTACCCAAGCTGGTGGGTGGATCGTCTTCAATGGGCTAACTCCAGAGGGGCTGAGCGACTACAACCGCATTGTGGGCTTCGACCATATGATCCGGCCGTTCCGTCGCGAACGGGTTACCTTCGCCTACCCCCGAAACCCTTTAACCGCTGGCATGAGCGCTTCGGATATCACTATGTACTCCGATCAGCGGATCTTTCCATGGACGGAGGGAAACTATGTGGTTTCCGATGAGTTCAGCTACGTGGTAGATTACGACGAGGTCGCCCCATTCGCCAAATTCAATAACGATTTCTACTACAACATCGTTAACGGCTTCGTCTCGGCAGACGGTTGGCCCCTCATTGTGGATGTGCCGGTTCCCAAGTCCGGCCCTCTCGACATCGAGATGGATTTACCGAAACCACAAACCATTGTACGCTTTACCTGGATAGGCAACACCTTCTACTACCCAACAACGCAGGTGAACCTTATCTTCGACAACGATCGCAGCCATATGGTCACCATAGATACACCACCTGACAATAACCCCCATACCTACGACATCGTTCCACCGCGTACCGGCCAGCATATTACTCTTGAACTGGCGAAATGGAAGGTTCTTCCGGGGGTAAAGCCTGTTATTGGTGTAGATAACATCTATCTGTATGCTCAACGCAGCCCAGAGTTCTATCAAAAAGTAAAGCCCCTGCTCAATATAGGTGGCATGATGGAGTACCCGCAAGGACAGGGCGGCATTCTTCTCTGCAACCTCCTTTTCAAGGATGTCGAGTCGGTTCCCGAAAACGTGGAGAAGAAGCGTCGGCTGCTAGCCGTCCTGCTACGCAATCTCAACGCTCCTTTTGCCACTGGTCCAACCATTATCGCCGGACAACCCCTGGCCTACAACCCCATTTCTATTGCGAAGCAGGCCAACCAGTTCCGAAGCGAGTGGTTTGGCGACAAGAATCACACGTTCGCCAACCTGCCCACAGGGCGCCATACCTTTGCTGGTGTGCTCTACGACGTATACGACTTTCCTACCTCACCGGTACCTAACTGCATCATGCTGGGAGGCAACGGGGTATCGGGCAATTTGCCAGAGGCGGTAAGAGGCATCGCTGTCGGTCAGAAGGCCGATGCGTTATTCTTCCTACAAACCGCACGCATTGACCGGCGTCGCAACAGCGATGAGCTGCGACAGGGCAAGCAGTTCGAAATGGCGGACTATGTGGTGCACTACGCAGATGGGCAAACAGTGAAGATTCCTATCTATTCGGAAATAGACGTAGAGAACTACCAGCAGGCGCAGCCAACGCCGATTGCCGGTGCTCAGATCGCGTGGGAAGGGCGCTATCCCGATGGCTCCTATGCGGTGGCCTACTCCATGCAGTGGAACAACCCACGGCCTAACGTGGAGATAAGCTCGATCGATCTGGAGTACGGCCCTGATCGCGTGGGCGTGCCCGTGCTGCTCGCGGTAACGGCAGCCACGGTGCCGGCCTCATCTCAACAGTCTGCCCAGCGATAGCGGGTGGAGGGGGAGAGCTTTTAAACTCTCCCCTCTCTCCAAAAGCGTTCCACACGAAACCATTTGCTAGCACGCGAGGCGGGCGGCAGATGGCGCACAAATTCGGCTCCATAGCCGCGTTTAATAAGGCGAGTATCTAAAATGCAGACGATGCCACGATCGGAGTGCGAGCGAATCAGCCGGCCGAAGCCCTGCTTCAGCTTGATCTGGGCAATGGGCATGGCGAGATCGCGAAACCAGTCGCCCTCTTGCTCAACGATCTCTTTTTGGCGAGCGCGCATGATCGGCGAGTCAGGTACCGCAAAGGGCAAGCGGTCTATGATGACGCAGGAGAGCGCATCGCCGGGGATGTCTACACCTTCCCAGAACGTTTGTAACCCTAAGAGGCATCCGTTTTGGCTGTTGCGAAACGCCTCTAACAACATGCCGGCAGGCATCTCACCCTGCACGAAGAGCGGGTAGGGCACCAACAGACGCAGCCGCTCCTTCACGGCGTCGAGCATGGCGCGGGAGGTGAACAGAAGAAACGCGCGGCCCTCTGTAAGATTCAAAATCCTAACGATCTCTTCCACAACTTGCTCGATATAGCAGGGGGAGGGTTGGGAAGTCGGTTCAGGGAGATGTGCGGGCACGTAGAGTAACGCCTGCTCCTTATATCGGAAGGGACTTCCTACAATGCGCTCGATAGCATCCTCAGGAATACCAAGGCGTTTTCTCAAAAACTCAAACGAGCCGGATGTGGCCAGCGTCGCCGAGATGAGGGTGACGCTTCCTGTGCGACGCAGTAGGCGCTCGCTTTGCCAAAGGGCTTTGTCCAGTACCTCAGCAATGGAGACAGGGGTACGATGTAATACCACCCGTGGCAGGGGGATATTGCTTTGAGCCTCCCTTGCTTTCGCGGTACGTACGGTCTCCCCGTAAACCTCCACCCATCGGATGTGGTTTTCCTGTTGTTCTGAAAAAAGAAGTTGCAGCTCCTCACGTGCTCTGCCGCAGAGATGGCCGAGCCCTTCAGCCACATCACGTAGGCTTTCATCTTGACGAGCGATATCTAGCAGCTCCCCCTCCAAAGCCCGTAGGCTATTCTGCAGCAGCGCCGCCAGTTCGCTGGCTTGCTGCAGTTTCTGCTCATCCAACCCCTCTTCCAGAAGGTACTCTGAGCGTTTACCCTGCGCAAGTAGGGTAAAGAGCTCGGCATTCATCTGCTCCAACGCCTGCAGACGGGTTTTATCAATGTCGAGGTCGTTGCGATAGCCAATGCGTTCGAGGAGATTCGACAGTCGCCGCGCGCTATATTCAATGCCAAAGGTTTTCGTGGCAACGTCCTCTATGTGATGGGCTTCGTCGAGGACTACATGGTGGTAGTCCGGTAGAATACCGGCCTCCGGCTCGGTGTAGCGAAGCGCAAGGTCGCTCAAAAACAGCGCGTGATTCACCACGATGATCTCGCTCTCCGTGGCCTCGTGGCGCATACGGTAGTAGAAACACTCTTCATAGAAACGGCACTCTTGGCCCCGACAGGTATCTACGTTGCAGGCGATCTCGTTCCATGCGGAGAAGGGGAAGGGAAGGTCGGCCACATCGCCGCTGCACCCAGGTCGGCTCTGCCAGCGCTCCACCTGTTTAAAGAGCGGATCGCCAAGGAGAAATAGGTTATGTTTCGCGTTCTCTAATTCGAGCTTGCACAGGTAGTTGCCACGTCCCTTCATGAGGGTGGCGCGAACCCGATCTTTGGCTCCTGGGAAAAGACTGAGCGCTAAAGGAATGTCCTTTTGAATCAGCTGAGTTTGTAGCCCGATAGTGTGCGTGCTGATAACCGTTATGCGCCCTTTCAGCGCCTCCCGTACGGCAGGAATAAGGTAGGCCAAAGTTTTGCCAACGCCGGTGCCCGCCTCAACCAAACAGACCTTACCCTCCTCCATAGCCTGCTCTATGGCCGTAGCCACCTCAAGCTGTTCGGCTCGAAACTCGTAGCTTTTCAAATGGCGGGCAAGAGGCCCGTTAGGGCCAAGCAGCTTTTCTAAAGATATGGTTTTGGCTGAGTTGTGCCCTTGCCTCCCCCCTCTATTGCCACCCGGCGTTTTCTCTTCAGACACCTCACCCTCTCCGAATCACAATCTTTCTATCATTATACTGCCCAGCAGCGGTGGGCAGAAGGAAATTTGTGAAGGGTTAAGGTGAGAAACATGTTTCTATAAGCAATCTG of Chthonomonas calidirosea T49 contains these proteins:
- a CDS encoding ATP-dependent DNA helicase; translated protein: MSEEKTPGGNRGGRQGHNSAKTISLEKLLGPNGPLARHLKSYEFRAEQLEVATAIEQAMEEGKVCLVEAGTGVGKTLAYLIPAVREALKGRITVISTHTIGLQTQLIQKDIPLALSLFPGAKDRVRATLMKGRGNYLCKLELENAKHNLFLLGDPLFKQVERWQSRPGCSGDVADLPFPFSAWNEIACNVDTCRGQECRFYEECFYYRMRHEATESEIIVVNHALFLSDLALRYTEPEAGILPDYHHVVLDEAHHIEDVATKTFGIEYSARRLSNLLERIGYRNDLDIDKTRLQALEQMNAELFTLLAQGKRSEYLLEEGLDEQKLQQASELAALLQNSLRALEGELLDIARQDESLRDVAEGLGHLCGRAREELQLLFSEQQENHIRWVEVYGETVRTAKAREAQSNIPLPRVVLHRTPVSIAEVLDKALWQSERLLRRTGSVTLISATLATSGSFEFLRKRLGIPEDAIERIVGSPFRYKEQALLYVPAHLPEPTSQPSPCYIEQVVEEIVRILNLTEGRAFLLFTSRAMLDAVKERLRLLVPYPLFVQGEMPAGMLLEAFRNSQNGCLLGLQTFWEGVDIPGDALSCVIIDRLPFAVPDSPIMRARQKEIVEQEGDWFRDLAMPIAQIKLKQGFGRLIRSHSDRGIVCILDTRLIKRGYGAEFVRHLPPASRASKWFRVERFWREGRV